Genomic segment of Capra hircus breed San Clemente chromosome 13, ASM170441v1, whole genome shotgun sequence:
CTCACATTTGCCCAATTTCAGTACGTGGGGCTGGGTCGGCTGCAACTGTCTCCCATCCCCACCAGGTGGCGCCACCGCACTGAGCCTCCTGGAGCCAAGCCCGTGGACGCCAGCGGGTGGCTGGGCTGGTCCCAGCCAGGCTGGGGGCATTCGGCCGCATCTCCTCCCGGTCGGTACCCATGATAGCCGGCGGTCTGGTGTTGACACACGTTGGAAGGTAACGGCTGCCTCGGGGGCACATGACCCTCATTTCCTCTCTGCTGCCCCTCCCCTTAATTAGGCAGAAAGTGGGGCAACGTTTCCCAGGACCAGGGGTCTCAGCGGCAGTCCCTCCGATGCTAGGACAGGGCCCAGGAGCATGTGCAACCCAGGTGTAGATGCCCCGGGACGGTCACTGCCACCAGCCTGTGTCCAGTCCCCGCACCTGGACATGTGTCATGGCGTCAGGGCTCAGACCGAAGTCCCAGGTGATGTGTCCAGGCTGAGGGGCCAAGGAGAGGCATTACCCGGGTTGGGGGACTGACCCCATGGTCTCTCCAAGGAATCTTGGCCTCGCCGCCCCATTTTGTGGACAGGGAAATAGCCAGCCTCCTGTTCAGGAGGCCCACGGAAGAGCGAGGCTATCCAGGATGGCGGGTCCATGCTGCGGTCATCCAGGCAGGCCTGACCTATCAGAGCACTCGGGGTGGGCGGCTCACATGGGACTGTCCCCAGAAGCATCTGAGCACACAGCAGCCATGCCTGGGCCTTGTACCCATCTCACAGATGAGAAGGCAATCGGGGACCCAGGGTGGGCTGTAAGGGGAACAGCAGCTTGGCCTCAGCGTCTGAGCCCTGACCACTGTCCATCTGTGCCCGATGCTCCCTTGGCCCGTCCTTGCAGCTGGACCTGTTCCCTTCTGGCCCCAGGCAGTCATTGCACAAttgcgcccccccacccccacccccaccctcccaacTCCCAGGTGAACTCTGCTGGTGTCTGCAGCCCCCTCTGGAGCTCACCCTGATCCAGGGCTTCAGGAGGGCAAGGCTGCTGCGCCCTGAGCAGGACTGGGGAGGCAGCGGAAACTGGGGGCCAGAGAGGTGGACAgtgcaccccccccccaccacacctGGAGGCACCCATCCCCCTTCTAGACTCCTGTGTAGAGCCCAACACTGACTGCCCTCCTGGCTGCATCTGGGTTACTCCAGAGGGTCCAAAGGGTCTGGCCCAAGGGCAGCCAAGGCCACAACCGGACCAGGacaccaggctcctgctgcccccaTCCCTTGGGATGGGCCACTGGCCACACAAACCCAGGGGCTTGCTGCCCCCTGGAGGCCAGAAGAACTGCCCCTAAGTGGCTGCTCTCCTGGACCCTGGTCAGAGGACGGATCCCAGCAGGAGACTCTGCCTCTTCTTTCTCGTCATGGATGCTGATCTCTAAGGCTCTTCTCTCCTGTCCTTGTCTGGCTTCGGTATCAGGGCAACCCTGGCCTGGAAAAATGAATTTGGAAATGTTCCCTCCTCAAGTGTCCAAGAGATTTTGAGACCTGCTGTCCATtcctctctaaatgtttggtagaattcacgcGTGAAACCATGGTCCTGGGCTCCTCTCTGTTGGGAGGTTTTTAGTCATTGATTCAGTCTCCTTACTGCTGACTGTCTGCTGAGATTTTCCGTTTTTCAGGATTCAGTCTCAGTAGGCTGTCTGTTCCTTGGAATTCCCCATTTCTTCAGGTCGGTCCAACTTATGTGGTCATCTCTCATGATACTCCGTGTTTCTGTGGTATCAGCCATAAagcacatggatgtttatagcaacGTTATTCACAATTGCCAACAACTAATAGAAGGAACAGACGAATAGATATTTGTAAGTATTTGGACATTTTAAACAATATGATCAATACATTTGATCAAATTAATTTATAGAGAACACCACATCTCCCCTCAAAAAAGTTTACACAAATTGAGCAGAGGAGATAGTCCTAGcggctgggggagagggagggacaggTAGGTGGCACACAGGGGACTTTTAGGGCCGTGAAAATACTCCGTGCGGTGGATACACCTCATTccttgttgtttggtcactaagtcgtgtctgactctttgtgaccccgtgaactgcagcctgccaggcttctctcttctaaccctaaccctaaccctaacccatgggattccccaggcaatactggagtaggttgccatttccttcatcagcATACATGTCatgagtgtgttagtcgctcagtcatgtctgactctgtgtgaccccatggactgtggcccgcccagttcctctgtccatgggattctccagggaagaatactggagtgggttgccatccccttctccaatacatgtcattatacctTTGCAAAAACCCATGGAATGTACATCACAAAGTGTGAACCTAAACTATAGATAATAACAAtgtatcaagggcttccctggtggtccagtagttaagaatccatctaccaatgcaggggacacaggtttgatcccgtatgccacggagcaactaagcctctgcaccacaactgctgattCCATGCTCTGGAGGCGAAGTGCAGCAGCTACTGAGCCTTTGAGCCCCAGGGTCCGTGCTCCGCATCAAGAGactcaccacaatgagaagcctgggcaccgtaactagagagcagcccccacttggtgcaatagagaaagcctgtgtgtggcaacaaagacccagtgcagccaaataaacaaatgtttttaaaaaataatgtgccAGTATTGGTGCATTGGTTGCAACGAAAGTAGCACACCAGTGCAGGACGTTAAtgatgagggtggggtggggaaacgGGGTGTGTGGGAACTCTGTACTTTCCCATCCATTTGTCTGTAAACTTTAAAACTCTTCTCTAAAAAAAGtgtataaaattttcaaatgccCATAATGCTGAGTCTAAACCAAATTTcaacaaagaaaataagcaaCCCCATTCATGCCCTTAGGGAACAAATTTTTCAGATGAATCTTAACATACCCAGTATAAGAGCTTAATGGACTGTTGTCGATTTTTTCTCACCATCTGTCAATTTTTGTCTGATATATTCAATAATATGATAAAAGATGTTCTCACACCTCTTTCAGCATCCATCAGACAAATACTCAAATAAGAATATAAAGGATTTGAACAACACAACACACTTGattgaaaacatatatatatatatataatttcaactATGTCCAATAAAATCCCCATCATATATATGAACCGCAATgtgataaaattagaaatcaataagaaaGGAAAACCCCAAAGGTATTTATAAATCTGGGTATTTCACCCAATATTTATTTAGACTAGCTTTCCTATGAGGAAATCTAACACTGTCACAGAGAAACTTAAAAGACTCTGGGCCTAAACCTGGGGAAGCAGGCAGTGATCTCAGAGGGAAATGATGAGCCTTGATCTAATGTTACAAGCTTTGGGCCAAGCTTGTCACTCTTAATGAGCTACAGTGGGTGGACATCTTGTATGGCTGGGGGAGGATGTCAGGagtgcttcctggaggaggaggtgcaTTCAGCCCAGTGGGATGGGCAGGGTGTGCCAGGTGGGCAGAGAGCCAAACCTAAGGCACAGAAGCCAGAAAGATGCACACCACTGGTGGCAGTGCAGCCCATCTGGACAGCGCTGAGGGCAACCTGCGACAGGGCTCTGGAGTGGGGCTGGGCAGGTGTAAAGACCTGGAACGCCCCAAGAAGCAGGGACTCTATCCCACAGGTGACCGGGAGCTACTGGGAATCTTAAGTGGAAGGAGATGAAGTCAGCCAGGAATCTGTGCTGATAGAGAAGGAGGGGCAGAGAGGATGCAAGGAAATCAGAGCTGAAGCCACCAGCGCCAGAACCCTGGGAGGCCCTGCTGCCTCGGGTTTCCTGTGGACTCAGGAAGGAGCTCTCTCATTATTACTCAGGGGCAACAGTTTTGCTGCTAACCAAGGAGTCATTTGGGGAGACATATTCATGCTGATGCATTCCATGCATGCCACCTAAACACACAGCAGGGACCACCTCCGTGGGGGACCCAAAGGTCCAGTGGGTGGGATGTGATGTGGCAGTCGTGAGCAACATTCAGGAGATGGTCAGACCAGGGGACTGTCTCCTACATACCTCACCCAAAGGCCACAAACCAGCAGCTTATACAGCATTAACACCTCCTCTCCTGCAACGTGGATAAACTTGGAAACACgctcagtgagagaagccagtcacaaaaagccaCACAGCGTGTGAGTCCATTTACGTGAAATGTCCAGAGCAGGCAAATGCATGAAGACAGAAGGCAGATGCTGGTTGCCATGGGTTTTgtgaaagaaggaaagggagggatGCGGGTCTAACCGTATGTGGGTCTTTTTGGGGTGACAAACGTGCCCTGGAACAGACTATTGTGATGGACACGTGACACTGTGAATAATCTAAAAACCTTGACTTATACACTTTGAATGGGTAGGCTGTGTAGTTAGTACTTGAATTATATCTCGATAaagctttttttcaaaaaattcttatCACTCTGGACTTGCCCAGCACGGTGCCCACTAGTGgactggagggagagagggagcggGGAGGGAGGGGTTTATAAGCTGTCAAGTCCTGTCCACATGCAGAAGGTGGTGCTTCTGTGGGGCTTCTAACAACCTTAACAAACAGGTTCTGGTAAGAGGACTGGCAGCATCTTTCTTTGCCTTCCCCCCATGGGGACACGGAGATGGTGGACGGTCCAAGGCCAGAGCTGCCACCTGGAGGCTCTGCCACTCTACTTGGGGCACTTGAAGGGCAATTACCAAGCATTACCCAGAGGTACTGGAGAGAGGTACAGGGAACACACACCCCTAAAATGAACCTCGGCCCAGGCCCTCCATCACCAGAGAGCCCCAGAAACAATGGGGTCAGAGTCTCGCCCCAAATGCAGGACCAGCGCTGCCCCAAAGCAGCTGCTAACCTCTTCCCTGCTTGGCAGGGCCTGACACTTCCTGGCTGTCCCAACCTGCTGCCCTCAGCCTGCCAACAGGGACCTCACCCCAGAGGAACCGCCCACACCAAACACCAAAGAGCCATGACCGCATTTAGCCTTCTGCACTTAGGAAATAGcccagaaaaaaagtcacaacCCAAAAGCAAGTGTGGGCATGCAACACAAAACCAATAAAAACATGAGGAGGTTTGAAATCAATGTTCTTTGGGCCTCTCAGCCATGGTCCAGGATTGGCCACGGAGCCTCTTAGTGTAAACTGCCCATTAGTGACGTTTAGAAAGAAACTGCTGAGACATCAGAAGTGACATAAGGAATAAGGAACACCCTCTGAGCAGGTGGTGGAGCAGGCGGGGTTCTTGCGCCCACCCTGGAAGGCAGCTTCTTCCCCAGGGCTGGCATGCCTTCCGAAGAAGCCGGCCAGGTCTGGGGCAGCGGCCAGGTTTGGGGTAGTAGCTGCCCCTGGGCGCCTTGTGTTTTACCCAATTCTCGTGAAGTACTGGCCTCTGGAGCCGCCACCTCCAAAAGCAGAGATGGGAGACTTGCCAAGGTGTCAAGGGTGCCTCACTGTGCCTGGCTGTGCCAGGAAGCGAGGCTAATGGGGTCCGGAGGGCCTGAGAACGCCCATTAAACAGCAGGGCCCGCAGGTGGAGTGCAATCTCCCAAGCGGCCAGCAGGTGGCAGCGTCAGCCCAAAAACCACTCCTGTCCAGGCATATTCGCGACTCAGCCACGAAGACTGCTTCTACTGCTGGGGTCAGATCCCatttggggggtggagggggcggggcgggctgaCATCGGATTTAACTGAACCTCCCAGAGATGCCGACCTGCAGCCACAGCGGGAGCTCTGCTCCAGCCTCGAAAATCGATCTCCTGGGTGCCTGTGGTTTCAATGACTACATATTCTGATGACATACCCACGACCGCACAAATGCCTGCCAGACACCCCTTGGTTGGTTCAAACGCTCCCACCCTCAGTTTATCCACTGAGCCTACCCGACCCCttaaccccacccccagccctgaggcccagaggcaggaggcccTCAGCTCCCATCAGACCCCACCACTCGCATGGGCCCGGGGGCATCAGTGGAGCTGGCCCACCTCTGCTTACAACCCCTTTCACCCTGACCAGCTCTACCAGGCCGGGAGGGACACCCAGAAGGAAGCCTCCCAAATCCCCTGAGGGCTGTGGTGCCGCGGTCTGCAGAAAGCGTTTCCCTGAGCTCCTTCTGGGTGGCCTCTGTCCTCCCAGCAAAGACCAAACTCCCCACCAGGACCAGCCACGCgggcctctgcccccacccccactcccgccCTCTGCCGCCCCTCCAACAGCCTAGATGCGCCCTGCCCCTCAGGGTGCTTCCCCACCCCAGCTGCGGGGCGTCCCCCACTCGCTCTCCAGACTTTGGCccaggaggcagtgcaggggctCCTTGGAAAAGGCCTCCCCCAGACCCTCCTGGTCCTTCATTCGCAGCCGGACACGCAGGTAGGTCAGACCTTCTCTCCTAAACATCAGCCCCAGGTTCCCTCCCCTCATCCGGGGGCCCAGAGAGCCGGTCTCTGATGTTCCCACGACAGATGATCCACGTGTTTGCGCCTGTCTCCTCCAACACTCCCACCCAGCACCGAAGTCCTGGAGAGCCagcaggccctggaaggggcgcTGGGAGCGCCCAGTTTGCCCTTCGGGTTACCTGGCTGTGTGGTGCTACTAGGACGCCCACCCGGGAGGAGCGCCCCAGGCGTACGCCCGGCACCTGATGCGGAGTCGGCTGGTCGATCTCCGTGGTGTTCTGCGCGCTCCCTGCTCTGATCCCTGCCTGCGCGACGCCGGACGTAGGTCCTGCAAATGGCACAGAAGAAGAGAAGGAGTCGGACTGAGACGGGTGCCCACGAGGGACAGGAGCGTACAGCGGCTGCACCCCCGGGGGCGGCAGGAGGCAGCGCGGAGAAGCGGGAACAGCGCTCCTAGGCCCCACCGTGTCCACCACTGTCTCCAACCAGACCCCCGGCTCCCTCATCCCGGCGGCTCCCCCACCCTTGGCCGTCGGTCTGCGCCGCCTAAGCTGCCGGGCTCCGGAAAGAGGCGGTCACCAGGTCCCCTCTGATTGGACGGCTACGAAGTCCCAGCGGGCGCCTCCGCACCTTAAAGGGGGAGTGGCGGCGCGAGTGGGAGGTAAAGcgctccccagcccagcccagcgcgCGGCGgcgagaggtgggggtggggtggggggcagtaggAGAGAAAGAGACGGAataggagggggaggggagaaggaggaggggaggcgACCAGGAGGCGGGGCCGAGGCCCTGGGAGGCTCGGGGACTGACTGACTGCCGGACGGACGCGCGAGCCGGGAACGGGACCGAGGCGGCGCCAGCGGCCAGCGCGAGCGCGGACCCTGGGGCGGCACGGCCTGGGCCGTAGGAGCACCTGCCCGCCCGGCGGGCCCTCGGGCCCAGAGGCGCGGCCATGGCAGAGCTCAAGTCGCTGTCGGGGGACGCGTACCTGGAGCTGAGCCACGGCTACGCGGCGGCGGGCCTCGCCTACGGGCCGGCCCGGGGGCCCGAGGCTGCCCGCTGTTACGGCATGCCGGGCACGGGAGGTGACCTCCCCGCGGCGTCCGCGCCCCGAGCCCCGGCCGCGGCAGCCGAGAGCAGCGGCGAGCAGAGCGGGGACGAGGACGACGCCTTCGagcggcggaggcggcggcgcGGGCCGGGGAGCGCGGCGGACGGACGGCGGCGGCCCCGGGAGCAGCGGTCGCTGCGGCTGAGCATCAACGCCCGGGAGCGCCGGCGGATGCACGACCTGAACGACGCCCTGGACGGTCTGCGCGCGGTGATCCCCTACGCGCACAGCCCGTCGG
This window contains:
- the BHLHE23 gene encoding class E basic helix-loop-helix protein 23 encodes the protein MAELKSLSGDAYLELSHGYAAAGLAYGPARGPEAARCYGMPGTGGDLPAASAPRAPAAAAESSGEQSGDEDDAFERRRRRRGPGSAADGRRRPREQRSLRLSINARERRRMHDLNDALDGLRAVIPYAHSPSVRKLSKIATLLLAKNYILMQAQALDEMRRLVAYLNHGQGLAAPVAAAPLAPFGQAAVYPFSASAALPCPDKCAAFSGTPSALCKHCNEKP